Genomic window (Helianthus annuus cultivar XRQ/B chromosome 3, HanXRQr2.0-SUNRISE, whole genome shotgun sequence):
TTGGAAGGCACGGACGCTATCTTTTGGAGGGAGGATGACACTGGTGAAAGCAGTTCTAGGTAACCTTCCAACTTATTATTTCTCGTTATTTAGTGCACCAGTGCATGTGATTAAATATCTAGAAAAAATAAGGCGTAAATttctttggggggggggggttgcatGGATAAAAACAAGATGAGTTGGGTACCGTGGTTTAAAGTGGTGGCTCCGAAGGAACAAGGGGGTTTGGGTATTGGCAGTTTGGCTTCGATGAACAAAGCTATGATGGTAAAATGGATCGTTAAATTCAGAAATGAAACATCACACCTCTGGACGAAAGTTATTATGGCCATACATGGGAGATTAAGAAACTACAATGTTATTCCTATTAAGAACTCGGTAACAGGGGTATGGAAAAATATAATACAACTGGGTAAGGGTTCAAATTTTAAGCTTTCTGATGTTGAAAAAAGGTTGGAGATGAAATTGGGTTGCGGAGACAAAACATTTTTTTGGCTAGATAAGTGGGTAGGCGAATGCTCATTAAAAGATCGGTTCCCCAATCTTTTTGCTCTGCAAATCAACAAACATAGCCTGGTTCAACACATGTACAGTATCGAGAACGGGATTATCTCATGGAAATGGGGCGGCGGCACTTCGGCTAGTCAATCGGGTATTGAAGACACATGGGAACAATGCAAATCGCTGTTAAAAAATGTGGAATTAAATAAGAAAAGTGACAGATGGTTGTGGAAACAGGAGGATAACATAGAAGAATTATGTGTTGGATATTTGCGATCAGAACTGGATGGGATTATTCCGGTTCCGGAAACTAAGGTTCTTACATGGCTGGGTTGGATACTGAAAAAGATTAACTGTTTTTTATGGAGAGCGGTGCAAGATAGAATCCCGACGAGAGAAGCATTGGCGATGAGGAATATACAAATTTCTTCGGTTTTATGTGCGCTATGCAATCGATGTATCGAATCGGTTGACCATTTACTGATTTCATGTCAATTTGCTCAATTGGTTTGGACGGCGATTTCGTTATGGGTCAAAATTCCGCTTCCAAGATACTTGCTTAGCGTGGTTGGTTTGATGGAACATATTAAAGCTCATAGTTCGTCACTAGAAAAAAAGAAGGCGGTATATATGATACTTGCGGCAACATGTTGGACACTTTGGCGTATAAGAAATAATGTTATTTTCAACAGCAGGTCAATGAATGTTTCAAGAGCTGTTGGGGAAATTAAAGCAGTTTCATTCTTATGGATAAAAGAAAGAGCTGGTAGAAGGGATCTAGATTGGGAAGCATGGGTAGATTTTAGTTGTTTCATGCGATTCCTGTTGTTTGTTTTCTTATGTACATTGAATTGTTGCTGTGTTGTATCTGGGCATTTATCTTAGCAACTTGCTAAGGTTTATGTCTGTATGTTTTAGTTTTTATAATATCGcctttcttcaaaaaaaaaaaaatttaaaccatGATATCATGTTGAGATTTTGGTATTTGTGCTAGCGACATGTCGTACAGGTTGGCATTTGGTGGAAGTTGGTAACACAGCTACTatattgaaaaacatgtccaaaataaaagaaaacatttacAAGTCTACGATATTTGAGACgaaaatttgtatttttttattatataatatcAATATCAATTTTTATAGTTGAGGACTTGAGGTCAATAATTAAACTAGAAGATATTAAGTTACAATCTTAGTAATAAACTCATAGGTTTATACCATTTAACCAATTAATTTTCACATATTGAGGATCATATTCGCCCCGTTTGCAGTAtgcgcatatatatatatatatatatatatatatatatatatatatatatatatatatatatagagtaggagttgggtggaaagtgtgtttttcctagaaagtctaggaagcaataagaacgcgacatgtggcattgaaggattttatctaaaagggcatttatgtactttcacaatctatttttattttaggaaattatcttcaataaccaactatccataaatttcggaattttttattttagatttctgatctcacgtaatatcaataattccttcgttttcttgctggaatctatcagcatgttcttgatactgtgttttaacagtttgttcttggtgatgtgttttaacagcaagcagattcatacagatgtgttttattattcagattcatacagttgtgttttaacagcaagaagattcatacagttgtgttttagcgtttagattcatacagctgtgttttaacagcaagcagattcatacagttgtgttttagcattcagattcaaacaattgtgttttaacagcaagcagatgcatacagttgtgttttagcattcagattcatacagttgtgttttaacagcaagcagattcatacagttgtgttttagcattcagattcatacagctgtgttttaacagcaaacagattcatacaaatgtgttttagcattcagattcatacagccgtgttttaacagcaagcagattcatacaaatgtgttttatcattcagattcatacagctgtgttttaacagcaaacagattcatacaaatgtgttttattattcagattcatacagctgtgttttaacagcaattcagattcatacagctgtgttttaacagcaagcagattcatacaaatgtgttttacatcagTAGATTTCGCCCCAGCTTTCGATCGGCTTCCGGTAACTTTTCCGCTGCTATCTATCCTTTCCAAAGTTTCCTGCTTTTTGAATCTCTTCCCTGCAACCAGCAAAATACCGTCAATTACAAACAAGAATCACCCGTAATCGCTTTGTAAAACACGCAGTACAATGAAAGCTTGATCATACGTATATGGAACAaggaaaatctcttatcttcatccatgattttaggtatttttggtatgattttggggtttccgaatttgggtttagagagagaaagagagagagggaaattGGCGTGAATTAAGGAGATGTGATCTCTGGCGGTTATTTTTGATTGGtttaaaacacacataaggacgaaattacccctactcatttaaaacaatctattaaatatagttaattattacaagattgtcattgatttaatctcaacccttaaaaacaccaatcggatggacaagatcgcttcctagactttctaggaaaaacacactttccgtaggaaccctactctctctctctctatatatatatatatatatatgtgtgtgtgtgtggggggggggtgctCAAGGtccaaaagtgaaagtgcactaattttaacattattttattaattttgtaaaaataacattaaaagagtgtgatggttaatcatgcatcatgtgatgAAACGAAAAATAATGGAAAAAACATGGAATgtagttttttttaattgatgtgttttttttatttagatGGATGtgatgtatttttttttagttgatgtaatttttttatttaatataatatgattttagtttaattttcaatgaattttatttaatataaatgattttttataaataaaattcatttacttatttaaaagaaaacaaaaaaatagtAACACGTATCAACTCATGTCTCAAACTCATATATCTCCCCTCCCTTACTTTTTTGAGCTTGAGTTGTGGAGTCCATAGTGCCTATGTGTATGCTACATGACAACTCATGTCACCAACTCAAACCCGAACTGCATAGAGTCTTAACAAATATAAATTCACCGGCAAAATTTCCATTTCAACCCTCTGAGTTTAATTGAAAGAACTCCAAACATCATGTGTGAAACATGTCAGAACAAATAAACTTTATTTTTCATATAGCAACCGACACTTATTTGGGTCCCGCAATTTCCAATTTTGAAGGCATTCCACCAACAAAAGGGATCCAAATGTACCCCTAAACTTATGTGTTTAGTAACTATGTTCATCTAAGTATATTAAAGATCATTTTACCTCCAAACTATAAATTAAATCTTGACACTATATGATTCATTTCATTTTCTTGATATTATAAATCTTTATAAATGTCAATATAAAGTGGAAAGTTTATTGATACACTATATAAATGTTTAATGATTTAAAATGAAATGAATAtacttttataatttttttgaatAACACTTTACTGATAAAAATTTACGACTCAACAACATAACTTATGACTTATTTatggattaaaaaaaaaaactatttgtttCTGTTATAATATATGTGCACTTATGAAATAGGATTTTTTTCTTGTATGATATGATCTAGGATTGCATAGATTCCATCATGGAAAACCTTGAGGCTTTGCTAATTGTGTAGATTTAAAGCAAAATGGTTatgtaacaaaaaaaaacaacaatgTGTTTATTCGTAGgatttattatattatatcataTACACACATTCATACCTATACATGTATACACTTTTATGAATTTATGTACTACCTCGTGACACTGTTTGGAAGGTTACTGGGTATATGTAATAATGGTTGTTGTCTtgatataaaaaaacaaaaccaatctATTTTCTCGGAAATTACAAATCCTTTATTGAAAAAGGTTCAAAATcattgaaaaaaataaataaaataaaatacaagagGCTTTATGCATCCTTTTTTGAACTTATAAAATATCATACTGTATCAATATACATAAAGTTTGTAATGCAAATTATATAATGTCTTAAAACACAATTTAAAATTCACAAAATATTGTATAAGTTTAAAGGTTTCATAAAATTATcccaaaatccaaaaatagtcAGGGTAATTTTCTAATCTGGAAAATTGTATGGACTAAATATGTCATGGACCACAAAACAGAGGGCATTGAAAAAAAGAAGACaaaatggtgagagggtgtagaCGTGGACAATGTGTGACAGTGATACGGTTGTTTGTATATAACCGAGATTATTAAAACTTCATTATTTTAGTAGATATTTTACTGAAAATAATAAAATTAGGTGTAcgtattataaataaataatatttggTGACTTTATACTTGTATTTTAACCCAACAATATATTTAGCATTGATGGCGATGGGCACCCAAATTATTTGATTGACAGTCTGGAACTCACTTCCTCCACACCCTTCTATTACAATTCGTTTTTCTTTATTTGTATTACTTTTGGAAACATATTATTATTTTTTCCACATATGGCATTAACTATGGTTAAATTAAAAGGTGTAGTTTAGTATATGTTAATTTTGTCAATTTGATGGGTTTGTAGATTTTATATTGTCGAATACAATTTAGGAAGTCATAGATAATTCAATATATTCATGTGTGTGTGAAATATATCACCTCCAACATATACACACTTAAAATTTTGTAACTACATATTCTTTTATCTAAATAAGTTGCATGGAACAAATATCATAAATATGTTAAACAGGACATAAAACGAGTTAACCACTCCCCtttaaatttaaaacttttaAATATGATTATAAACACTTAAGTAGGGATGAGATTGGTATCGTACTGATACTGAAATTGAGGAAAAGCGGATACCGAATGCCGTACTACATCGGTTCGGTGCCGGTTTTTGGGTATTTTACCCCTTTGAAACCGCTTTAGTGTTTTCCATTTTACCTAAACTATTCAAACAATTATATGTTTAGTttacaaaaacaataaataacTAAACTGATTGTAAACAAATATTCAACTGGTttacaagaaaatatatatcaACCCATCTACcattatttaaaatataaattgaagGATAAATTAACTGAATAGCGTCAAAAAAAAACCCTTGAAATTCCTTAGTAAAATTCAGTACCAATTTCGGTTTTTACCAAAAAAATACTGGTATTTGTATGGTTATTTACCAATACTgacattcaaaaaaaaaaaaagaaaactaataataataaagataCCATTTATGATTGATACGGCGATACAATACCGAtagtttggtaaaaaaaaaaaaaaatctcatcaCTACACTTAAGACATTATATGATACATTTGAAATTAATAGATTGGCCATCCACCAAAAATAATATAACCCAATTATGATACCATAATTGTATTAACCAACTAAAATACATTTATTATATATCATACATTAAATAAAAAATTGTCCAAAAGCAATCAAGCATACCACATGAATATATATAACCACACTTTAAACCCAACACACACCACTCACTCCCCAACACCTTATCATCAtcatctccaccaccaccatgCCGACGGCAACGGCGATTTCTCTCTCAATCCTCTTCCTCCTCTCcctcaccaccaccatccacgCCCACAACATCACCCGAATCCTCGCAAAACACCCCGAATTCTCCACCTTCAACCACTACCTCACCATCACACACCTCGCCAACGAAATCAACCGCCGGCAAACCATCACCGTCTGCGCCGTCGACAATGCCGCAATGTCCGACCTCCTCTCTAAAGGCTTATCAATCCAAACCATCAAAAACGTCCTCTCCCTCCACGTCTTCGCCGACTACTTCGGCTCCAAAAAACTCCACCAAGTCACAAAGGGTTCAACCTCCACCGCCACTATGTACCAAGCCACCGGCGAAGCCCCTGGCACTGCCGGTTACGTACATATAACCGATGTCAAAGGTGGCAAGGTCCGTTTCACACCTGAAGATAATCTCTCCCAAACAGACTCAGTGTACGTCAAATCTATACTAGAAATGCCGTACAACATTTCTGTTATACAAATAAGTTCTATATTACAATCTCCAGAGGCTGAAGCGCCTACTGCCGCACCAGATCTGAACCTAACCTCGTTGTTAGACCGAGATGGGTGTCAGTCATTTCATAACCTGTTAACTACTTCAGGTGCAATTGGGACATTCTTAAGCAGTGTAGAAGCCGGTGTAACCGTTTTCTGCCCTGATGATGACGCTATAACAGCTTTTGCTCCAAAATATAAAAATCTAACTGCTGCAGAAAAGACATCTTTGTTGCTGTACCACGGAATTCCTGTGTATAATTCCATGGGGATGCTACGGTCGAGTAATGGGTTGATGAACACTTTGGCTACTGAAGGAGCTAAAAAGAAGTATGACTTTACTGTTCAAAATGATGGGAATGATGTTAAGTTGAAGACGAAAGTTGTGACGGCAACGGTTACTGGAACGGTGGTGGATGACGAGCCGATTGCGATTTATACTCTTGATAAGGTTTTGCAGCCCAGAGAGTTGTTTAAAGGCGCGGTTGAGGAAGCGGATGAACCGGCGCCTGCCCCCAAGGGggcgaagaagaagaagaaggcagCAAAGAAAGGAGATGAGGCGGAGGAGGATGCCGAGGCGCCTGGACCGGGTTCGGATGAGGATTATAGTGATGATGATGCGGCGGATCAGACGGCGAGTAGTGGTGAAAGGGTTGTGGCGATGGTGTCGGTGGTGGTTATGGCGGTGTTGTTgagtttgttttaattttttattttttttttcattttttattttggtttttttttgtgTGTCGGTGTGATAAAGTGACAGCGGGTATCATGGGTCTCCCACGAGAGTTGCTCATGCAGGAATAGAATtctctttttattttttgtttttaatttatgaTTTAAAGATTTTTATCTTGTTTTATTTATCATAAACGAAAAATAatgagtcttttttttttttgagttccTATGCATTGTAATTAATTGTTTTGTTTATAAAATGGAAAATGTTTGTATGATACCTACTTTGCTTATGGCTGAATATTGAATATGTAGTGTGGTTCTAATAAGGGTTAAAGTCACCCCCTTAATGCACATAATTTATTTTAATTAGAAAAGTTAGGGAATTGTATAAGCAATTTCACGTAATACTAATTAAATATTTgtgaggcaaaaaaaaaaaaaaaaagaatgactaTATGCACTAGTTAACAAGCTAGGTATACATATTTATATGGTTTTACAACAAATATTTATTAGAGTAAACTACCAAAATGGTTCCTAagatttggtcacttttgtcgCTTTAACAAAAAACTCAAGcattttaaatctgggtccctgcggtttcaattttgttgtcactTTAATCCAAAGCAAAATCTGGtaagatttttcagttaacattcaactttttttcttcttttctccCTTtgaatgaagggcaaaatggtcaaatTATTTTAGTTTGTTATAGTAAAACGtcaaaagaccattttgcccttcgtTAAAAGAGAGGAAAACAAAAAAGCTGGATGTTAACTTAAAAGTATAATCAGATTTTggttttggataaaaatgacaataaaattgaaacaataggaacccaaattcaaaaggtttaagttttggactaaaatagtAAAAGTGAACAAAACTCAGGTACTATTTATTTAGATATGTATTAAACGGATTTTAACGGTCAAAACTAATGACTTCTTAGGTTAGGTCGGCAATAACTTGATTTTATTGCATTaagagaaaataaaaataaagaagtacgacaaaatgaaataaaatgGTTTAGTAATAATGTAAAtaagtttttattatatatacatGATTAGTTGTACGTTTGAAAAAGATAAGATGGTACCGTTAGAATTGAAGAATCTGCCAACTGGCTGTCGACATGTGCCTGCCTAGTTGGAAGCAGTTGGAGCCATACGTTATTCATATTTTCCTTTCACTATAATTTCAGATGCTCCTTTTTTCTTTAAATGCTTGATATAGTGTTAGAATACGTGTAGTCATAAAGTCTAATTTAGGGACGTTATGTGACGTGTGACGAAATACGTAAGAGAACGGGTTTATGGGGTGTTATATTAAAATAGAATGTAGTGGTAAGGGGGTTATATAACCTCTTCAATTATACacatgtatgtgtatatatgtgtgtgagtgagAGGAAAGATGCTGGAGAACATGACGCCGCGAAGATAATCACGCCGCAAAGAAAAATCTCGCCGTAGTGGTGTTGGTAGCGCTATGGGGGTGCTATGCTTGGATTTGCCGGGAGGTGGCGCCCCACTACGGATGGCCTTATTcgttaagattttttttttttttttgaaccgaAAACTTCATAAAACCAACCGAACCCGAAAACCGGGACGGAAAACCCAAAGAATTACATAATAACGAAATTACACCAATCCGACCAACGGATCGACATGAATTTATACCTATTTTTGAACCACAAAATCCCCATCGATCTCACGTCACTAAAAATATCTTTGACCTTGACTTGCTGACCGTTGAACCTAATACCATTCCTAGCTTTCCAAAGGCTCcaacaaacaataataataaccTTAACCGCCTCTTTCTTCACCGGCCCTTTACCATCCTGTTCGTTGAGATTGATACAATGATTTATtaagttaaataataataatccaTTGGGAATAGCCCAATGGTGTTGGTGAATTAAATAAGGTGTAGAATAGtaggaggtcatgggttcaatccccATGGTGTGCAAatttagccattcaaaaaaaagttaaataatgataataataaggGTGGTGGGGCGTAGAACT
Coding sequences:
- the LOC110929571 gene encoding fasciclin-like arabinogalactan protein 2; the protein is MPTATAISLSILFLLSLTTTIHAHNITRILAKHPEFSTFNHYLTITHLANEINRRQTITVCAVDNAAMSDLLSKGLSIQTIKNVLSLHVFADYFGSKKLHQVTKGSTSTATMYQATGEAPGTAGYVHITDVKGGKVRFTPEDNLSQTDSVYVKSILEMPYNISVIQISSILQSPEAEAPTAAPDLNLTSLLDRDGCQSFHNLLTTSGAIGTFLSSVEAGVTVFCPDDDAITAFAPKYKNLTAAEKTSLLLYHGIPVYNSMGMLRSSNGLMNTLATEGAKKKYDFTVQNDGNDVKLKTKVVTATVTGTVVDDEPIAIYTLDKVLQPRELFKGAVEEADEPAPAPKGAKKKKKAAKKGDEAEEDAEAPGPGSDEDYSDDDAADQTASSGERVVAMVSVVVMAVLLSLF